The following coding sequences are from one Acidisarcina sp. window:
- a CDS encoding alkaline phosphatase family protein, with protein sequence MMVPFSSWKQIASAAALGAMLLAAAHTPALADENESGASTEVKHVLVLSFDGLHAIDLANYIQSHPASAFADLARHGVRYSNASTSKPSDSFPGILAPLTGGSPNSTGVWYDDAYDRKYSPPLVDADGNPLGDKNCTVIGTEVVMDESIDKNMNAIDGGGGINEDRLPRDPANGCAPVYPWQYSRVNNVFEVVKAHGGLTAWSDKHVGAYTILYGPSGKGLDEYYSPEVAANNSIATSSVDECIKYDDLKRDAVLNWIRGYDYTGKNWVGVPTVFGSNFQEISVGQKVINGGYIDEIGTPSAELGKALAHADSDLGMFINALKTQGIYQNTAIILATKHGQSPIDKSRLQTRNTGVKVPGSFLGSTVAQETTDDISLIWLTDASQTETDADILQQNQAAIHAEKIYSGNTLQLMFNDPSKDSRTPDIIVQPELGVIYTKSTSKIAEHGGFSLDDTSIGLLVSYPGLAPRVIKEAVDTRQVAPTILRSLGLNPYELKAVQMESTPSLPGLSHLYH encoded by the coding sequence ATGATGGTGCCCTTTTCTTCCTGGAAACAGATCGCTTCCGCCGCAGCCCTCGGAGCTATGCTCCTAGCCGCGGCTCACACGCCGGCGCTGGCAGACGAGAACGAGTCCGGCGCTTCAACTGAGGTCAAGCACGTGCTGGTGCTGAGCTTCGATGGGCTGCACGCCATCGATCTTGCCAACTACATCCAGTCTCACCCGGCGTCGGCGTTCGCCGATCTGGCGCGGCATGGGGTTCGCTACTCCAATGCCTCTACTTCGAAGCCTTCCGATAGCTTCCCCGGAATTCTTGCGCCTCTGACCGGCGGTTCGCCGAACTCAACCGGTGTCTGGTATGACGACGCTTATGACCGCAAGTACTCCCCGCCGCTGGTGGATGCCGATGGCAATCCCCTGGGCGACAAGAACTGCACGGTGATCGGCACCGAAGTCGTAATGGACGAAAGCATCGATAAGAACATGAATGCCATCGATGGCGGTGGCGGCATCAACGAAGACCGCTTGCCCCGCGATCCGGCGAATGGCTGCGCGCCCGTCTATCCCTGGCAGTACAGCCGCGTAAACAACGTGTTTGAGGTGGTCAAGGCGCACGGCGGATTGACGGCATGGTCCGACAAGCATGTGGGTGCCTACACAATCCTCTATGGCCCCAGCGGCAAAGGTCTGGACGAGTATTACAGCCCGGAGGTTGCAGCCAACAACTCCATCGCGACCTCCAGCGTGGACGAGTGCATCAAGTACGACGATCTGAAGCGCGATGCGGTGCTGAACTGGATTCGCGGCTACGACTACACCGGCAAGAACTGGGTGGGTGTGCCGACTGTTTTCGGATCGAACTTCCAGGAGATCAGCGTCGGCCAGAAGGTGATCAACGGCGGCTACATCGACGAAATTGGAACGCCGAGCGCGGAGCTGGGCAAAGCGCTGGCGCACGCAGACAGCGATCTGGGGATGTTCATCAATGCCCTGAAGACACAGGGAATTTACCAGAACACGGCGATCATCCTCGCGACCAAGCACGGCCAGAGCCCGATCGATAAGAGCCGCCTGCAAACGAGGAACACCGGGGTCAAGGTTCCGGGCAGCTTCCTCGGCAGCACCGTTGCGCAGGAGACGACCGACGATATTTCGCTCATCTGGCTGACCGACGCGAGCCAGACGGAAACCGACGCCGATATCCTGCAACAGAACCAGGCAGCCATCCACGCGGAGAAGATCTACTCCGGCAACACGCTTCAGTTGATGTTCAACGACCCCAGCAAGGACAGCCGCACGCCGGACATCATCGTGCAGCCGGAACTGGGCGTTATCTACACCAAGAGCACGTCGAAGATCGCCGAGCATGGCGGCTTTTCACTCGACGATACGAGCATTGGCCTGCTGGTCTCGTACCCCGGACTTGCGCCGCGGGTGATCAAGGAAGCCGTCGATACCCGCCAGGTAGCGCCGACGATCCTGCGTTCGCTGGGCCTGAACCCTTATGAATTGAAGGCGGTGCAGATGGAGAGCACTCCATCGCTGCCGGGACTCTCGCATCTGTACCACTGA
- the trpE gene encoding anthranilate synthase component I, with translation MQHSNFIHPTRTDFLRLARTHTLVPVYRTLTADLETPVSAFLRIAADEPNCFLLESVEGGEKVGRYTFIGIRPFRKMVSYGTSVRITEGKRTRTVEGDIFELLKESLSGHKPARISALPPFTAGAVGFFSYDVVRQIEKLPSLAEDDLGLPDACFLFFDEVLAFDHVKKQILLVVTADLTRTKPLAAYAQAITRLKRLERSLARPLPRAPRTRSKGKLKIVHRTPKKQFLSAIAKTKEYIAAGDIFQAVLSQRFDVQPDVDPFSVYRSLRIVNPSPYMYFLRLDLNGKAGKAAQPTHILGSSPELLVRVHDRTVEYRPIAGTRPRSEEEEEDRRIEAEMLGDEKECAEHVMLVDLGRNDVGRVSEYGSVKVKDLMFVERYSHVMHMVSSIEGELRRDLTPVDAFRACFPAGTLSGAPKIRAMEIIEELEPTRRGVYGGAILYADYSGNLDSCIAIRSMLLQGKKGYIQAGAGIVADSSPENEYQESVNKAQAVVRAIERARGN, from the coding sequence ATGCAGCACAGCAATTTCATCCATCCAACACGCACGGATTTTCTGCGCCTCGCTCGTACGCACACCCTGGTTCCTGTCTATCGCACCCTGACGGCAGACCTGGAGACGCCGGTTTCCGCCTTTCTGCGCATCGCCGCGGACGAGCCGAATTGCTTTCTGCTGGAGTCAGTGGAAGGCGGCGAGAAGGTGGGCCGCTACACCTTCATTGGAATCCGGCCATTCCGCAAGATGGTTTCGTACGGCACCTCGGTGCGGATTACAGAGGGCAAGCGTACCCGTACCGTTGAGGGCGATATCTTCGAGTTGCTCAAGGAATCGTTGAGCGGCCACAAGCCGGCGAGAATCAGCGCGCTGCCTCCCTTCACGGCGGGCGCGGTCGGCTTTTTCTCCTATGACGTCGTGCGCCAGATTGAGAAATTGCCTTCGCTCGCGGAAGACGACCTGGGGCTGCCCGATGCCTGCTTCCTGTTCTTCGACGAGGTGCTGGCATTCGATCATGTGAAGAAACAAATTCTGCTGGTGGTGACGGCGGATCTGACCCGCACGAAGCCGCTGGCGGCATATGCCCAGGCCATCACACGTCTGAAGCGGCTGGAGCGCAGCCTGGCCAGGCCTTTGCCACGGGCGCCGCGCACCCGCTCGAAGGGCAAGCTCAAGATTGTTCATCGCACGCCGAAGAAGCAGTTCCTCTCCGCGATCGCGAAAACGAAAGAATATATTGCGGCAGGCGACATCTTTCAGGCCGTGCTTTCGCAGCGCTTTGACGTGCAGCCGGATGTGGACCCTTTCTCGGTGTATCGCTCGCTGCGCATCGTCAATCCCTCTCCTTACATGTACTTCCTGCGGCTCGATCTCAATGGGAAAGCCGGAAAGGCTGCGCAGCCGACCCATATTCTGGGCTCGTCGCCAGAGCTGCTTGTGCGCGTGCATGACCGTACCGTCGAGTATCGGCCAATTGCCGGAACACGTCCGCGATCCGAGGAAGAAGAGGAGGACCGCCGCATTGAGGCGGAGATGCTGGGCGACGAGAAGGAATGCGCCGAGCACGTCATGCTGGTGGACCTGGGGCGCAACGATGTCGGCCGCGTCAGCGAGTACGGCAGCGTCAAAGTAAAGGACCTGATGTTTGTCGAGCGCTACTCCCACGTGATGCACATGGTGAGCAGCATCGAAGGCGAGCTGCGCCGGGACCTGACACCGGTCGACGCCTTCCGCGCATGCTTTCCCGCGGGGACTCTCTCCGGCGCGCCCAAGATCCGCGCGATGGAGATCATCGAAGAACTGGAGCCGACGCGGCGCGGCGTCTACGGCGGCGCGATCCTCTATGCCGACTACTCCGGCAACCTCGACTCCTGCATCGCCATCCGCTCGATGCTGCTGCAGGGGAAGAAGGGGTATATCCAGGCCGGAGCCGGAATCGTCGCCGACTCCTCCCCGGAGAATGAGTACCAGGAATCCGTCAATAAGGCCCAGGCCGTAGTGCGAGCTATTGAGCGGGCGCGCGGCAACTAG
- a CDS encoding aminodeoxychorismate/anthranilate synthase component II, giving the protein MVFVLDNYDSFTYNLVQYMGEMGAEMVIRRNDELTVEDVEALAPERILLSPGPCTPQEAGISIPLIRHFAGKVPILGVCLGHQAIGAAFGGKVVRAPQLMHGKTSEVEHDSRTIFAGIPSPMTCTRYHSLIVAEEGLPAELEISARTASPDGSSIIMGLRHRKYPVEGVQFHPESVLTANGKQLIRNFLEL; this is encoded by the coding sequence ATGGTCTTCGTCCTCGACAATTACGATTCGTTTACCTACAACCTTGTGCAGTACATGGGGGAGATGGGCGCTGAGATGGTCATCCGCCGTAACGATGAGTTGACGGTGGAGGACGTAGAAGCGCTCGCGCCGGAGCGCATCCTGCTGTCGCCAGGACCGTGCACTCCGCAGGAGGCGGGCATCAGCATTCCGCTCATCCGTCACTTTGCCGGCAAGGTTCCGATTCTTGGGGTGTGCCTGGGGCATCAGGCGATTGGCGCTGCCTTCGGGGGCAAGGTGGTTCGCGCTCCGCAATTAATGCACGGCAAGACCAGCGAAGTGGAGCACGACAGCAGAACAATCTTCGCCGGAATCCCCAGCCCGATGACCTGCACCCGGTACCACTCGCTGATTGTGGCAGAAGAAGGATTGCCTGCTGAGCTGGAGATCTCCGCACGCACGGCATCGCCGGATGGCAGCTCGATCATCATGGGCCTGCGCCATCGCAAATATCCGGTGGAGGGAGTGCAGTTCCACCCGGAGAGCGTGCTGACGGCAAACGGCAAGCAGTTGATCCGAAATTTTCTGGAGCTATGA
- a CDS encoding DUF998 domain-containing protein, translated as MENLRLYPATFRQATKWALYAAIAMPVVYFGTQLVAAPYYPGYSFSRDTASMLGTTDSQHPWIFNLGAVLTGVAGLAGALGLFQALKTKTWTALAALVALSVVANGVLSLKAGMFPMPDPRHASWQFLMPVILIAPLLLLIALWWQGATLRTYLLCNIVALGLILPMMMHRVAPIFAEGTMRRLFALLVFVPIGVAGYALVQSSD; from the coding sequence ATGGAAAATCTGCGCTTGTACCCTGCCACTTTCCGGCAGGCGACGAAATGGGCGTTGTACGCAGCCATCGCTATGCCCGTTGTGTACTTTGGGACGCAGTTGGTTGCCGCGCCCTATTACCCGGGATATAGCTTCTCGCGGGACACGGCGAGCATGCTGGGAACGACGGACTCTCAGCATCCCTGGATATTCAACCTGGGGGCGGTGCTGACCGGAGTGGCTGGATTGGCCGGAGCGCTTGGGCTTTTCCAGGCCTTAAAGACAAAGACCTGGACGGCGCTGGCGGCGCTTGTAGCACTATCCGTTGTAGCCAATGGCGTCCTTTCATTGAAGGCCGGAATGTTTCCTATGCCCGATCCACGGCACGCTTCGTGGCAATTTCTAATGCCAGTGATCCTCATTGCGCCACTGCTGTTGCTGATCGCCTTATGGTGGCAGGGCGCTACTCTAAGGACATATCTGCTTTGTAACATCGTCGCGCTCGGATTGATTTTGCCGATGATGATGCACAGGGTGGCTCCGATTTTTGCGGAAGGAACGATGCGGCGGTTATTTGCGTTGCTGGTATTTGTACCGATCGGGGTGGCAGGGTATGCTCTGGTACAGTCGAGTGACTAG